In Sander lucioperca isolate FBNREF2018 chromosome 12, SLUC_FBN_1.2, whole genome shotgun sequence, one DNA window encodes the following:
- the taf8 gene encoding transcription initiation factor TFIID subunit 8 isoform X1 — translation MADPVVASRGSLNEGGRGSSGKAATSPAENYHLARRRTLQVVVSALLTECGFESAEKAAVETLTEMMQSYITEIGRCAKAYCEHTARSVPTLADTVVTLIEMGFNADTLPVYAKRSQRMVITAPPVTNAPVTPKALSAGQKRTHPAYIPSHFPEFPDPHTYIKTPTFREPVSDYQVVREKAASQKRDVERALTRFMAKTGETQSLFKDDITAFPLIAAQPSSIPYLSALLPSELELQTLEETDSSEQDDQTDSENAAGNLINDDPGGDKENSMLPPSGVPSAKASEENVIDNPYLRPVKKPKVRRKK, via the exons ATGGCGGATCCTGTGGTTGCATCTAGAGGTTCCCTGAATGAAGGAGGG CGTGGGAGTAGTGGTAAAGCAGCTACCAGCCCTGCAGAGAACTACCACCTGGCTCGACGTCGCACCCTGCAGGTTGTTGTCAGTGCCCTCCTGACAGAGTGTGGCTTCGAGAGCGCAGAAAAGGCAGCAGTGGAGACACTCACTGAGATGATGCAGAGCT ATATAACCGAAATAGGTCGGTGTGCTAAAGCTTATTGTGAACACACGGCCAGAAGCGTCCCAACCTTGGCAGATACAGTGGTCACACTCATTGAAATGG GTTTCAATGCCGACACCCTGCCTGTGTATGCCAAGAGATCACAGAGGATGGTTATAACTGCCC CTCCAGTGACGAACGCACCTGTGACTCCCAAAGCCCTGTCGGCCGGACAGAAACGCACCCATCCGGCTTACATCCCCAGCCACTTCCCAGAGTTCCCGGACCCTCACACGTACATCAAAACACCC ACGTTCAGGGAGCCTGTGTCAGACTACCAAGTGGTGAGAGAGAAGGCAGCAAGTCAGAAGAGAGACGTGGAGCGAGCGCTCACACGCTTCATGGCCAAGACGGGAGAAACTCAGAGCCTCTTCAAAGACGACATCACTGCCTTCCCAT TGATCGCAGCACAACCAAGCAGCATCCCATATCTCAGTGCCCTCCTGCCCTCGGAGCTGGAATTGCAGACTCTGGAGGAGACAGACTCCTCGGAGCAGGACgaccagacagacagtgagaacGCAGCCGGGAACCTCATCAAT GATGATCCAGGAGGTGACAAAGAGAACTCCATGCTTCCGCCCAGCGGCGTTCCCTCCGCAAAGGCCAGCGAGGAGAACGTGATCGACAACCCGTACCTTCGGCCGGTCAAGAAACCCAAAGTGAGGAGGAAGAAATGA
- the taf8 gene encoding transcription initiation factor TFIID subunit 8 isoform X2 has product MSLLYFITDDKRGSSGKAATSPAENYHLARRRTLQVVVSALLTECGFESAEKAAVETLTEMMQSYITEIGRCAKAYCEHTARSVPTLADTVVTLIEMGFNADTLPVYAKRSQRMVITAPPVTNAPVTPKALSAGQKRTHPAYIPSHFPEFPDPHTYIKTPTFREPVSDYQVVREKAASQKRDVERALTRFMAKTGETQSLFKDDITAFPLIAAQPSSIPYLSALLPSELELQTLEETDSSEQDDQTDSENAAGNLINDDPGGDKENSMLPPSGVPSAKASEENVIDNPYLRPVKKPKVRRKK; this is encoded by the exons ATGAGCCTGCTGTACTTTATCACAGACGACAAG CGTGGGAGTAGTGGTAAAGCAGCTACCAGCCCTGCAGAGAACTACCACCTGGCTCGACGTCGCACCCTGCAGGTTGTTGTCAGTGCCCTCCTGACAGAGTGTGGCTTCGAGAGCGCAGAAAAGGCAGCAGTGGAGACACTCACTGAGATGATGCAGAGCT ATATAACCGAAATAGGTCGGTGTGCTAAAGCTTATTGTGAACACACGGCCAGAAGCGTCCCAACCTTGGCAGATACAGTGGTCACACTCATTGAAATGG GTTTCAATGCCGACACCCTGCCTGTGTATGCCAAGAGATCACAGAGGATGGTTATAACTGCCC CTCCAGTGACGAACGCACCTGTGACTCCCAAAGCCCTGTCGGCCGGACAGAAACGCACCCATCCGGCTTACATCCCCAGCCACTTCCCAGAGTTCCCGGACCCTCACACGTACATCAAAACACCC ACGTTCAGGGAGCCTGTGTCAGACTACCAAGTGGTGAGAGAGAAGGCAGCAAGTCAGAAGAGAGACGTGGAGCGAGCGCTCACACGCTTCATGGCCAAGACGGGAGAAACTCAGAGCCTCTTCAAAGACGACATCACTGCCTTCCCAT TGATCGCAGCACAACCAAGCAGCATCCCATATCTCAGTGCCCTCCTGCCCTCGGAGCTGGAATTGCAGACTCTGGAGGAGACAGACTCCTCGGAGCAGGACgaccagacagacagtgagaacGCAGCCGGGAACCTCATCAAT GATGATCCAGGAGGTGACAAAGAGAACTCCATGCTTCCGCCCAGCGGCGTTCCCTCCGCAAAGGCCAGCGAGGAGAACGTGATCGACAACCCGTACCTTCGGCCGGTCAAGAAACCCAAAGTGAGGAGGAAGAAATGA